A window of the Cannabis sativa cultivar Pink pepper isolate KNU-18-1 chromosome X, ASM2916894v1, whole genome shotgun sequence genome harbors these coding sequences:
- the LOC115721431 gene encoding protein PHOSPHATE-INDUCED 1, whose product MASFLSTQILLKLVFLISLCQISLGTRKLSELVQDQPQLLKYHNGALLSGKISINLIWYGKFKPSQRTIVSDFITSISMSSTSSSSPVSHESQPSVATWWKLTEKYYHLTSQKRHRSSSLSLPLGKQIIDESYSLGKSLTTKQIVELASKGDHSNAINVVLTSSDVSVEGFCMSKCGTHGSSSVIGPKSGHLKRKNSKFAYIWVGNSETQCPGQCAWPFHQPIYGPQAPALVAPNNDVGVDGMIINLASLLAGTVTNPFGNGYFQGSAEAPLEAASACPGVYAKGAYPGYAGDLLVDPTTGASYNAHGSNGRKYLVPALYDPSTSSCSTLV is encoded by the coding sequence atggctTCCTTTCTTTCTACACAAATCTTGCTAAAGCTAGTTTTTCTTATCTCATTGTGCCAAATCTCTTTGGGTACTAGGAAACTGAGTGAATTAGTTCAAGACCAACCTCAGCTGTTGAAATACCATAATGGGGCTCTTCTTTCAGGGAAAATCTCTATTAATCTAATTTGGTATGGAAAATTCAAGCCTTCCCAAAGAACCATTGTCTCTGATTTCATAACCTCTATCTCTATGTCATCAACTTCTTCCTCTTCCCCTGTTTCTCACGAGAGCCAACCATCTGTTGCCACGTGGTGGAAACTCACTGAGAAGTACTACCATCTCACCTCCCAGAAACGACACCGTTCTTCCTCCCTTTCCTTGCCTTTGGGAAAACAAATCATCGACGAGAGTTACTCTTTAGGAAAGTCTCTCACCACCAAACAGATAGTTGAGTTGGCGTCCAAGGGTGACCACAGCAACGCCATTAACGTGGTGTTGACATCTTCTGATGTCTCCGTTGAAGGGTTCTGTATGAGTAAATGTGGGACTCATGGCTCGTCCTCTGTTATAGGTCCAAAGAGTGGTCATCTCAAGAGAAAGAACTCCAAGTTCGCTTACATATGGGTAGGAAACTCGGAGACCCAGTGCCCAGGTCAATGCGCCTGGCCATTCCACCAGCCTATTTACGGTCCCCAAGCTCCGGCCTTGGTTGCCCCAAACAACGATGTGGGGGTGGACGGGATGATCATCAACTTGGCTAGTCTTTTGGCTGGAACAGTGACCAACCCCTTCGGTAACGGCTACTTCCAGGGCTCGGCGGAGGCGCCACTTGAGGCTGCATCGGCTTGCCCTGGTGTGTACGCCAAAGGAGCCTACCCTGGTTATGCTGGGGACTTGCTAGTTGACCCCACTACTGGAGCTAGCTACAATGCGCATGGCTCCAATGGAAGAAAGTACTTGGTTCCGGCTTTGTATGATCCTTCAACCTCTTCTTGCTCCACTTTGGTTTGA